The Deinococcus wulumuqiensis R12 genome has a window encoding:
- a CDS encoding BON domain-containing protein yields the protein MTRDRDDRFDYSRDDRYDRQGQGRGVGRQGDMNDRYGHYDYGNAQLDPASGMRGQGMQGKGYGQSYDRDMRDYSDRSMGGMGRSYSEDQGRYRGGMSGGQDYGRQGMGQGSGPGYGQDDRSSGMGPQGYGQRGMGQGGYSQSQGYGSQMGGQSYGGQSYGGQGMGMSGMGRDYGSSTSMDMGSMGMQGGYGQGYGQSQSYGQSGMGSGQQGYRGKGPKGYQRSDDRIKEAVSDALEDADHVDAENIEVQVQNGEVTLTGTVSDRVQKRRAEECVEHLRGVKDVHNQLRVQQQSGMSSYGSQMAQSGQGSQSGRGAMGTGSMGMGSQGQDDSSSSSSHNSNLGQDSMTSAGNETSSDSSSAGTGSGSSSATGSTGASSTGSSTSTSSSTQK from the coding sequence ATGACCCGTGACCGCGATGACCGTTTTGACTACAGCCGCGACGACCGCTACGACCGCCAGGGCCAGGGCCGGGGTGTGGGCCGTCAGGGCGACATGAACGACCGCTACGGCCACTACGACTACGGCAATGCCCAGCTGGACCCCGCCAGCGGGATGCGCGGCCAGGGCATGCAGGGCAAGGGCTACGGGCAGAGCTATGACCGTGACATGCGCGACTACAGCGACCGGAGCATGGGCGGCATGGGCCGCTCGTACAGCGAGGACCAGGGACGCTACCGCGGCGGCATGAGCGGTGGGCAGGACTACGGACGCCAGGGCATGGGGCAGGGATCCGGCCCGGGCTACGGGCAGGACGACCGCAGCTCCGGCATGGGCCCGCAGGGCTATGGCCAGCGCGGCATGGGCCAGGGCGGGTACAGCCAGAGCCAGGGCTACGGCAGCCAGATGGGCGGCCAAAGCTACGGAGGCCAAAGCTACGGGGGCCAGGGCATGGGCATGTCCGGTATGGGCCGTGACTATGGCAGCTCGACCAGCATGGACATGGGCTCGATGGGTATGCAGGGCGGCTACGGCCAGGGCTATGGCCAGTCGCAGTCCTATGGGCAGTCTGGCATGGGCTCCGGTCAGCAGGGCTACCGTGGTAAGGGGCCCAAGGGCTACCAGCGCAGCGACGACCGCATCAAGGAAGCCGTGAGTGACGCCCTCGAAGACGCCGACCACGTGGACGCCGAAAACATCGAAGTGCAGGTGCAAAACGGCGAAGTGACCCTGACGGGCACCGTGAGCGACCGGGTCCAGAAGCGCCGAGCCGAGGAATGCGTGGAGCACCTGCGCGGCGTTAAGGACGTGCACAACCAGTTGCGCGTGCAGCAGCAGAGCGGCATGAGCAGTTACGGCAGCCAGATGGCCCAGAGTGGCCAGGGCAGTCAGAGCGGCAGGGGCGCAATGGGCACAGGCTCGATGGGCATGGGCAGCCAGGGCCAGGATGACTCCAGTTCGTCTTCCAGCCACAACAGCAACCTCGGCCAGGACTCCATGACCAGCGCCGGCAACGAAACCAGTAGCGACAGCAGCTCGGCGGGCACGGGCAGCGGAAGCAGCAGCGCCACCGGCAGCACCGGCGCGAGCAGCACGGGCAGCAGCACCTCGACGAGCAGCAGCACTCAGAAATAA
- a CDS encoding DAK2 domain-containing protein, whose protein sequence is MFRTATDWLGVYREQVNALNVYPVPDGDTGTNMHLTMQSVRRELDTADDRSMPSVARAISYGALLGARGNSGVILSQLLKGFAEAIRDSAEVDAAGLSKALRAAQKSGYGAVMKPVEGTILTVARGVADGAAKKADTVDMVLENALLEGQKLLDQTPDMLPALRQAGVIDSGGQGYLYVVQGMLAALRGDALPAAPEVTQYAQQGFETEEFGFCTEFLMSEATKPIEEIRELVSPFGDSLLVVGAEGYVKGHIHTNQPDELLATVGRYGKMLKTKVEDMSEQHTEILGMAGAAARAEEEIPTSGLVAVASGYGLVKQFRALGARIVSGGQTANPSVQDIVDAVRSVSAEKVIILPNNKNVLMAAEKAMELMEGRAVVIPTRTLGQGLGAALAFNPDTEAEELREAMTGASQAVTTFEVTRASRTTNITTKDGRTLDIREGDVIGLQDDELVQAGGTPEDSVLEMLGRGYDGQEIVTVFGGPQKTPEDLDALAERIGKAVPNVEVERHPGGPDLYDYLVTLE, encoded by the coding sequence ATGTTCCGCACCGCCACCGACTGGCTGGGCGTGTACCGCGAGCAGGTCAACGCCCTCAACGTCTACCCGGTGCCCGACGGCGACACCGGCACCAACATGCACCTGACCATGCAGTCGGTGCGGCGCGAACTCGACACCGCCGACGACCGGTCCATGCCCTCTGTCGCCCGCGCCATCAGCTACGGGGCGCTGCTCGGGGCACGCGGCAACAGCGGCGTGATTCTCTCGCAACTGCTCAAGGGCTTTGCCGAGGCCATCCGCGACAGCGCCGAGGTGGACGCGGCTGGGCTGAGCAAGGCGCTCAGGGCGGCCCAGAAAAGCGGCTACGGCGCAGTCATGAAGCCCGTCGAAGGCACCATCCTGACCGTGGCGCGGGGCGTGGCCGACGGCGCGGCCAAGAAAGCCGACACGGTGGACATGGTGCTGGAAAACGCGCTGCTGGAGGGCCAGAAGCTGCTCGACCAGACCCCCGACATGCTGCCCGCGCTGAGGCAGGCGGGCGTCATCGACTCGGGCGGACAGGGGTACCTGTACGTCGTGCAGGGGATGCTGGCGGCGCTGCGCGGGGACGCCCTGCCCGCCGCGCCCGAAGTGACCCAGTACGCCCAGCAGGGGTTCGAGACCGAGGAATTCGGCTTCTGCACCGAGTTCCTGATGAGCGAGGCGACCAAACCGATTGAAGAAATCCGCGAACTGGTCAGCCCGTTCGGGGACTCGCTGCTGGTCGTGGGCGCCGAGGGCTACGTCAAGGGCCACATCCACACCAACCAGCCCGACGAACTGCTGGCAACGGTGGGGCGCTACGGCAAGATGCTCAAGACCAAGGTCGAGGACATGTCCGAGCAGCACACCGAGATTCTGGGCATGGCGGGCGCGGCGGCGCGGGCCGAGGAAGAAATCCCGACATCGGGTTTGGTCGCCGTCGCGAGCGGCTACGGACTGGTCAAGCAGTTCCGGGCGCTGGGCGCACGCATCGTTTCGGGCGGGCAGACCGCCAACCCCAGCGTGCAGGACATCGTAGACGCGGTGCGCAGTGTCAGCGCCGAGAAAGTCATCATCCTGCCCAACAACAAGAATGTCCTGATGGCCGCCGAAAAAGCGATGGAACTGATGGAAGGCCGCGCCGTCGTGATTCCCACCCGCACGCTGGGGCAGGGGCTGGGCGCGGCGTTGGCCTTCAACCCGGACACGGAGGCGGAGGAACTGCGCGAGGCCATGACCGGAGCGTCGCAGGCCGTCACCACCTTCGAGGTCACGCGGGCGAGCCGCACCACCAACATCACGACGAAGGACGGGCGCACGCTGGACATCCGGGAAGGCGACGTCATCGGCCTGCAGGACGACGAACTGGTGCAGGCGGGCGGTACCCCCGAAGACAGCGTGCTGGAGATGCTGGGGCGCGGCTACGACGGTCAGGAAATCGTGACGGTCTTCGGCGGCCCGCAAAAGACGCCCGAAGACCTCGACGCCCTCGCCGAGCGCATCGGAAAGGCAGTGCCCAACGTGGAAGTCGAAAGGCACCCCGGCGGGCCGGACCTGTACGACTATCTGGTGACGCTGGAATAA
- a CDS encoding DUF4259 domain-containing protein, translating to MNLWGTGPFDNDSGKAFIDEVLQDGDYALAEAFDVVLDADMDFIEAEEGQRVMAAAEILNAVLTGDTSRLVDAELRGWVQQADAPALASLKTSARNALARVMGEQSDLPGLWEDGEDAEVWLGEAQRLRQALS from the coding sequence ATGAACCTCTGGGGCACCGGACCTTTCGACAACGACAGCGGCAAGGCGTTTATCGACGAAGTGCTGCAAGACGGCGACTACGCGCTGGCCGAAGCCTTCGACGTGGTGCTGGACGCCGACATGGACTTTATCGAGGCCGAAGAAGGGCAGCGCGTGATGGCGGCGGCGGAGATTCTGAACGCGGTGCTCACCGGCGACACCTCGCGCCTCGTGGACGCGGAGCTGCGCGGCTGGGTGCAGCAGGCCGACGCCCCGGCGCTGGCGTCCCTGAAAACCTCCGCCCGCAACGCCCTGGCGCGGGTGATGGGCGAGCAGAGCGACTTGCCGGGCCTCTGGGAAGACGGCGAGGACGCCGAGGTCTGGCTGGGCGAGGCGCAGCGCCTGCGGCAGGCCCTGTCCTGA
- a CDS encoding elongation factor G translates to MPSRTVSLAAHSGAGKTSLAEALLHASGAISRPGRVEDGTARSDFTDAEKAHGFSIQTSVLRLSSGGVDLTLLDTPGYADFVREIRGAVRAADAALVVVSAVSGVEVGTERVWATADRFEMPRLIALNKMDRDRADFYTMLADVRASLKGPVAATFLPIGQGEDFRGIAEVLTGASGAEVPTSMRSELREAREALVEAIVETDDALMTRYLDGDEPGDDELRPALEAAIRAGKLYPVIPVSALTGVGVPELLHLLTCGLRSAEERGPVAGRDGQTREPSPDAPFSARVWRLSVDPFVGKEAYIRVWSGTLRAGDTVRNTTRGVDLRPAHLYVIDGKELTEVPELRAGDIGVLTKLPELHTGDTLADPEWPIEYDPLWLPDPAHTVALRPRTRQDEDKLGGALARLLDEDPTLRFAREPQTGEQLLSGMGDMHTKIAVEKLAALGVKVDTAAPQIPYRETVHARAEAQGKHRKQSGGHGQYGDCTVRIEPGEGYAFRSAVVGGAIPAKYLPSIEKGVQDAMQKGPLAGFPLQDLHVTVLGGSYHDVDSSDLAFRAAGSLALKKALEGAKPGLLEPVVLLSVRAPAQLTGDLISDLQTRRARVQGMDPEGTVIVIRAVVPQAELQTYSADLRSLTGDRGAFSVKPHGYQDVPEHLARQVIAERQAALRSEA, encoded by the coding sequence ATGCCTTCCCGCACGGTCAGTCTCGCCGCCCACAGCGGCGCCGGAAAAACGTCGCTTGCCGAAGCCCTGCTGCACGCCAGTGGGGCCATTTCACGTCCGGGGCGGGTGGAAGACGGCACCGCCCGCAGCGACTTTACCGACGCCGAAAAAGCCCACGGCTTTTCCATTCAGACCTCGGTGCTGCGCCTGAGCAGCGGGGGCGTGGACCTCACCCTGCTCGACACGCCGGGGTACGCCGACTTCGTGCGCGAGATTCGCGGCGCGGTGCGGGCTGCCGACGCCGCGCTGGTGGTGGTGAGCGCGGTCAGCGGCGTGGAGGTCGGCACCGAGCGGGTGTGGGCCACCGCCGACCGCTTCGAGATGCCGCGCCTGATTGCCCTGAACAAGATGGACCGCGACCGCGCCGACTTCTACACCATGCTCGCCGACGTGCGGGCCAGCCTGAAAGGTCCGGTGGCCGCCACGTTCCTGCCCATCGGACAGGGCGAGGACTTCCGGGGCATCGCCGAGGTGCTGACCGGGGCGAGCGGCGCCGAGGTGCCGACGTCCATGCGCTCGGAACTGCGCGAGGCCCGCGAGGCTCTCGTCGAGGCCATCGTCGAGACCGACGACGCCCTGATGACGCGCTATCTCGACGGCGACGAGCCCGGAGACGACGAACTGCGCCCGGCGCTCGAAGCCGCCATCCGCGCCGGGAAGCTCTATCCGGTCATTCCCGTCAGCGCCCTGACCGGGGTGGGCGTGCCCGAGCTGCTGCACCTGCTCACCTGCGGCCTGCGCAGCGCCGAGGAGCGCGGCCCGGTTGCCGGGCGGGACGGCCAGACCCGCGAGCCGAGTCCTGACGCCCCCTTCAGCGCCCGGGTGTGGCGGCTGAGCGTGGACCCCTTCGTGGGCAAGGAAGCGTATATCCGCGTGTGGAGCGGCACCCTGCGGGCGGGCGACACGGTGCGCAACACGACCCGCGGCGTGGACCTGCGGCCCGCTCACCTCTACGTCATCGACGGCAAGGAGCTGACCGAGGTGCCGGAACTGCGGGCCGGAGACATCGGCGTGCTCACCAAGCTGCCCGAGCTGCACACCGGCGACACGCTGGCCGACCCCGAGTGGCCCATCGAGTACGACCCGCTGTGGCTGCCCGACCCGGCGCATACCGTGGCCCTGCGCCCACGCACCCGCCAGGACGAGGACAAACTCGGCGGCGCGCTGGCCCGGCTGCTGGACGAAGACCCCACCCTGCGTTTTGCCCGCGAGCCGCAGACGGGCGAGCAACTGCTCTCGGGCATGGGCGACATGCACACCAAAATCGCGGTGGAAAAACTCGCCGCGCTCGGGGTGAAAGTGGACACCGCGGCCCCACAGATTCCCTACCGCGAAACCGTCCACGCCCGGGCCGAGGCGCAGGGCAAGCACAGGAAACAGTCGGGCGGGCACGGGCAGTACGGCGACTGCACCGTCCGCATCGAACCCGGTGAGGGCTACGCCTTCCGCAGCGCGGTGGTGGGCGGCGCCATTCCCGCCAAGTACCTGCCGAGCATCGAAAAAGGCGTGCAGGACGCCATGCAAAAGGGCCCGCTGGCGGGCTTTCCCCTACAGGACCTGCACGTGACGGTGCTCGGCGGCTCGTACCACGACGTGGACTCTTCCGACCTCGCTTTCCGCGCGGCGGGCAGCCTCGCGCTGAAAAAGGCGCTGGAGGGCGCAAAGCCGGGCCTGCTCGAACCTGTGGTGCTGCTCAGCGTCCGGGCGCCCGCGCAGCTCACCGGCGACCTCATCAGCGACCTTCAGACCCGGCGCGCCCGCGTGCAGGGCATGGACCCCGAGGGCACCGTCATCGTGATTCGCGCCGTCGTGCCGCAGGCCGAGCTGCAAACCTACTCGGCGGACCTGCGTTCGCTGACCGGCGACCGGGGGGCTTTCAGCGTCAAACCGCACGGCTACCAGGACGTGCCCGAGCACCTCGCTCGCCAGGTCATCGCCGAGCGACAGGCCGCGCTCAGGAGCGAGGCGTGA
- a CDS encoding Asp23/Gls24 family envelope stress response protein, with product MSGSIQITEAALTSLIGLTAHEIPGVVGMAPANLREGISRVLGRANVSDGVVIGKESGKFTADLYIVAAYGVNIPRVAENIRERVQHVVKSQAGIDLAALRVHAVGVQRV from the coding sequence GTGAGCGGAAGCATTCAAATCACCGAGGCGGCGCTGACCTCCCTCATCGGGCTGACGGCCCATGAGATTCCCGGCGTGGTGGGCATGGCCCCGGCCAACCTCAGGGAAGGCATTTCCCGTGTGCTGGGCCGCGCCAACGTGTCCGACGGCGTGGTCATCGGCAAGGAGAGCGGCAAGTTCACCGCCGACCTCTACATCGTGGCGGCCTACGGCGTGAACATTCCCCGGGTGGCCGAGAACATCCGTGAGCGGGTCCAGCACGTCGTGAAATCCCAGGCGGGCATCGACCTCGCCGCGCTGCGCGTTCACGCGGTGGGGGTGCAGCGTGTCTGA
- the ispG gene encoding flavodoxin-dependent (E)-4-hydroxy-3-methylbut-2-enyl-diphosphate synthase translates to MSFDSLPALPLEEQPQPQSRIPRRQTVSVNVGGVMVGSAHPIVVQSMTNTDTANAEATAMQVAQLARAGSEIVRVTVNTREAAAAIPEIVQRLADIGVQVPIVGDFHYNGHILLREYPETARLLAKYRINPGNVGAGQRHDENFATMIEVAGDFDKPVRIGVNWGSLDQQVLARLMDENAAKGHPKSPTDVTIDAMVVSALESARFAEELGLAHDKILISVKVSSAPELWQVYRQLAPLCDYPLHLGLTEAGMGMKGMVASSVALAPLLTEGIGDTIRVSLTPEPGASRKLEVGVAQQILQSLGLRQFLPQVTSCPGCGRTTSSFFQSLAQKIQDYIREQMPEWKGRYPGVEDMQVAVMGCIVNGPGESKHANIGISLPGTGEDPRAPVYQDGKLLTTLKGPRIAEEFQELLEKYVEERYGRGS, encoded by the coding sequence ATGAGCTTCGACTCGCTGCCCGCCCTGCCGCTGGAGGAACAGCCCCAGCCCCAAAGCCGCATTCCGCGCCGCCAGACCGTCAGCGTGAACGTGGGCGGCGTCATGGTCGGCTCGGCACACCCGATTGTGGTGCAGAGCATGACCAACACCGACACGGCCAACGCGGAAGCCACCGCCATGCAGGTGGCGCAACTCGCCCGCGCGGGCAGCGAAATCGTGCGCGTGACCGTCAATACGCGGGAAGCCGCCGCCGCCATTCCAGAAATCGTGCAGCGGCTCGCCGACATCGGCGTGCAGGTGCCCATCGTGGGCGACTTTCACTACAACGGCCATATTCTGCTGCGCGAGTATCCCGAAACCGCCCGCCTGCTCGCCAAATACCGCATCAACCCCGGCAACGTGGGGGCCGGGCAGCGCCACGACGAGAACTTCGCCACCATGATCGAGGTCGCGGGGGACTTCGACAAGCCCGTGCGCATCGGCGTGAACTGGGGCAGCCTCGACCAGCAGGTTTTGGCCCGCCTGATGGACGAAAACGCGGCGAAGGGCCACCCCAAGTCGCCCACCGACGTGACGATTGACGCGATGGTGGTGTCCGCCCTGGAATCGGCCCGCTTTGCCGAAGAACTCGGCCTCGCCCACGACAAGATTCTGATTTCGGTGAAGGTGTCCAGTGCGCCCGAACTGTGGCAGGTCTACCGCCAGCTCGCGCCGCTGTGCGACTACCCGCTGCACCTCGGCCTGACCGAAGCGGGCATGGGCATGAAGGGGATGGTGGCGAGTAGTGTGGCCCTCGCGCCGCTGCTCACCGAGGGCATCGGCGACACCATCCGAGTGAGCCTGACGCCCGAACCGGGAGCCAGCCGCAAACTGGAGGTCGGAGTCGCCCAGCAAATCCTGCAAAGCCTGGGCCTGCGCCAGTTTTTGCCGCAGGTGACGAGTTGCCCCGGCTGCGGGCGCACCACGTCCAGCTTTTTCCAGAGCCTCGCGCAGAAGATTCAGGACTACATCCGCGAGCAGATGCCCGAGTGGAAGGGCCGCTACCCCGGCGTGGAAGACATGCAGGTGGCCGTCATGGGCTGCATCGTCAACGGCCCCGGCGAGAGCAAACACGCCAACATCGGCATTTCGCTGCCCGGCACGGGTGAAGACCCCCGCGCTCCGGTGTATCAGGACGGCAAGCTGCTGACGACGCTGAAGGGGCCGCGCATCGCCGAGGAGTTTCAGGAGTTGCTGGAAAAGTACGTGGAGGAGCGGTACGGACGGGGAAGCTAG
- a CDS encoding DUF2262 domain-containing protein — translation MGPLIPTLQDAVLGELILGELIYDDRLSRWDGPSAALGVPFSLSAHTFADSGAGLQGDEAALEVDRAAFLRLEKGEGELRRQVAEAMTELAEDWRDPDADPLPLTPERVLERVKLESATIAG, via the coding sequence ATGGGGCCTCTGATTCCCACCCTTCAGGACGCGGTGCTGGGTGAACTGATCCTGGGTGAACTGATCTACGACGACCGCCTGAGCCGCTGGGACGGACCCTCGGCGGCGCTGGGCGTGCCGTTTTCGCTGAGTGCCCACACCTTTGCCGACAGTGGCGCCGGGTTGCAGGGCGACGAAGCCGCGCTGGAGGTTGACCGCGCCGCGTTTCTGCGTCTGGAAAAGGGGGAAGGAGAGCTGCGCCGTCAGGTGGCGGAGGCGATGACCGAACTGGCCGAGGACTGGCGCGACCCCGACGCCGACCCGCTGCCCCTCACCCCGGAGCGGGTTCTGGAACGGGTGAAGCTCGAAAGCGCGACCATCGCAGGCTGA
- a CDS encoding RNA-guided endonuclease InsQ/TnpB family protein yields the protein MENNTTIKTHKYRLYPTKPQEAAMFETLRLTRQLYNAALEQRISAYKKQGKTVTGYDQQKELTALKEACPEFEAVYSHVLQEPFERLDKTYRSFFARVKRGEKAGFPRFKPAQRWNSFKFKEVWDKKKGRWLTPGRPTDDGKRINIPKIGSVKCKFHRPLEGTPKTLQILHECGEWYAVYTCEVPKNPLTPTGSSVGVDVGTTWFAITSDGEFVENPRHLKTGLRKLRVQQRTVARRKKGSNRRKKAVKLVAKNHQKIRRQRLDFHHKTARRLVNEHDVIAHEDLKVSNMVKSNLARSISDVGWSQFFDILSLKAESAARKVIRVNPMYTSQTCHQCGHRSKESRLSQSRFKCVNCGHEDNADLNAARNILQAGARPSGVNDSEVMHVVA from the coding sequence ATGGAAAACAATACCACCATCAAGACGCACAAGTACCGCTTGTACCCCACCAAGCCCCAAGAGGCCGCCATGTTTGAGACATTGCGCCTCACTCGGCAGTTGTACAACGCCGCACTGGAACAGCGTATTTCGGCGTACAAGAAGCAGGGTAAGACGGTTACGGGCTACGACCAGCAGAAAGAACTCACGGCGCTCAAAGAGGCGTGTCCTGAGTTTGAAGCAGTCTACTCCCACGTCCTGCAAGAACCCTTTGAGCGGCTGGACAAGACGTACAGGAGCTTTTTTGCCCGTGTAAAGCGTGGGGAGAAAGCAGGCTTTCCCCGTTTCAAACCCGCTCAGAGATGGAATAGCTTCAAGTTCAAGGAAGTCTGGGATAAGAAGAAGGGCCGCTGGCTCACCCCCGGCAGGCCCACCGACGACGGAAAACGCATCAACATCCCCAAAATCGGCAGCGTGAAATGCAAGTTTCACCGCCCGCTGGAAGGCACGCCAAAAACGCTGCAAATCCTGCACGAATGCGGCGAATGGTACGCGGTCTACACCTGCGAAGTGCCCAAGAATCCCTTGACCCCTACGGGGTCAAGCGTCGGGGTGGACGTGGGGACGACGTGGTTTGCCATCACGTCAGACGGCGAGTTTGTGGAGAACCCCCGTCACCTGAAAACCGGACTGAGAAAGCTCCGTGTCCAGCAGCGCACCGTGGCCCGCCGTAAGAAAGGCAGTAACAGGCGCAAGAAAGCCGTGAAGCTGGTCGCCAAGAATCATCAGAAAATCCGCCGTCAACGGCTGGACTTTCACCACAAAACCGCCCGGAGGCTGGTCAATGAACACGACGTAATTGCACACGAAGATTTGAAGGTTTCCAACATGGTGAAGTCCAACTTGGCCCGCTCCATCTCCGATGTCGGATGGAGTCAGTTCTTCGACATCCTTTCCCTGAAGGCTGAAAGTGCCGCCCGGAAAGTGATTCGCGTCAATCCCATGTACACCTCGCAAACCTGCCATCAGTGCGGCCACCGCAGCAAGGAAAGCAGGCTGAGTCAGTCGCGCTTTAAGTGCGTGAACTGCGGACATGAGGACAATGCAGATTTGAATGCAGCGCGAAACATTCTCCAGGCCGGGGCACGGCCTTCAGGCGTGAACGATAGCGAGGTTATGCATGTCGTCGCCTGA